In the genome of Sebastes umbrosus isolate fSebUmb1 chromosome 14, fSebUmb1.pri, whole genome shotgun sequence, one region contains:
- the fbxw9 gene encoding uncharacterized protein fbxw9 isoform X1 gives MNVGTLCVSLVLRGEQVMMSEVRDNLSNQAEVETCRDQAEVETCRDQAEVKTCRDQAEVETCRDQAEVKTCRDQAEVKTCRDQAEVKTCRDQAEVKTCSDQAEVKTCRDQAEVKTCSDQAEVETCSDQAEVKTCRDQAEVKTCRDQAEVKTCRDQAEVETCSDQAEVETCSDQAEVKTCRDQAEVKTCSDQAEVETCRDQAEVETCRDQAEVKTCSDQAEVETCSDQAEVKTCRDQAEVKTCRDQAEVKTCRDQAEVETCRDQAEVKTCRDQAEVKTCRDQAEVETCRDQSEVETSRDQAEVETCRDQAEVETRRDQAEVETCRDQAEVETCRDQAEVETCRDQAEVETCRDQAEVETCRDQAEVETCRDQAEVETCRDQAEVETCRDQAEVETCRDQAEVETCRDQAEVETCRDQAEVETCRDQAEVETCRDQAEVETCRDQAEVETCSEQAEVETCRDQAEVETCRDHGGCDPVKSACTEASKPDLQRVLPAGHPSSADASPTPSAEASGLLSLPWEVVTHIASHLPAQCVMTVLPKVCHALGNVGKDSTTWQLRAHRLIGSRSGFPVGPREDFDWSSACLEMEQLITFWRGQAHLVARQTQEDEEEREQVRQQQRAGQDGEPVAEGQEDGREDEVEGVGVEAQEVAYGVDEGMEVAMEGEDDEMQPVVGGDQLARLREELEERLVDDAAALMEEERDHRMACDANEEQEGSLNHHENVADPRNLGNGRHEEMEQPPPALECVTLLSGHIAQINSVLLVGGEGAVCATGSRDWNVKLWDLQAASGGTLLHTLGGRGDFSTHRGWAWCLASQGPLLASGGFDSTVRLWDLQAGGAERGLIRTGAAVLCLSCQTDVLLAGTFNKRVSMYDTRAAEPLVKSLRLHGSAVMCLAEDDKYIISGSKDFTVAVYDRRAGKVLKKLKLSSYLYSMSYSGCEVWAGDNSGMLHSFSMQAGTLKPLSQFDVGHTALVTGIHRSTGSLYTCSSDRTVKVHIPCAPPRTLCTMRHQSGVSGLSVEAGVFAVVAGDVSVSVEVWRPRK, from the exons ATGAATGTTGGCACACTGTGTGTGAGTCTTGTTCTGAGAGGAGAACAGGTGATGATGTCTGAGGTCAGAGACAACCTGTCCAACCAGGCAGAGGTGGAGACATGCAGAGACCAGGCAGAGGTGGAGACATGCAGAGACCAGGCAGAGGTGAAGACATGCAGAGACCAGGCAGAGGTGGAGACATGCAGAGACCAGGCAGAGGTGAAGACATGCAGAGACCAGGCAGAGGTGAAGACATGCAGAGACCAAGCAGAGGTGAAGACATGCAGAGACCAGGCAGAGGTGAAGACATGCAGTGACCAGGCAGAGGTGAAGACATGCAGAGACCAGGCAGAGGTGAAGACATGCAGTGACCAGGCAGAGGTGGAGACATGCAGTGACCAGGCAGAGGTGAAGACATGCAGAGACCAGGCAGAGGTGAAGACATGCAGAGACCAGGCAGAGGTGAAGACATGCAGAGACCAGGCAGAGGTGGAGACATGCAGTGACCAGGCAGAGGTGGAGACATGCAGTGACCAGGCAGAGGTGAAGACATGCAGAGACCAGGCAGAGGTGAAGACATGCAGTGACCAGGCAGAGGTGGAGACATGCAGAGACCAGGCAGAGGTGGAGACATGCAGAGACCAGGCAGAGGTGAAGACATGCAGTGACCAGGCAGAGGTGGAGACATGCAGTGACCAGGCAGAGGTGAAGACATGCAGAGACCAGGCAGAGGTGAAGACATGCAGAGACCAGGCAGAGGTGAAGACATGCAGAGACCAGGCAGAGGTGGAGACATGCAGAGACCAGGCAGAGGTGAAGACATGCAGAGACCAGGCAGAGGTGAAGACATGCAGAGACCAGGCAGAAGTGGAGACATGCAGAGACCAGTCAGAAGTAGAGACAAGCAGAGACCAGGCAGAGGTGGAGACATGCAGAGACCAGGCAGAGGTGGAGACACGCAGAGACCAGGCAGAGGTGGAGACATGCAGAGACCAGGCAGAGGTGGAGACATGCAGAGACCAGGCAGAGGTGGAGACATGCAGAGACCAGGCAGAGGTGGAGACATGCAGAGACCAGGCAGAGGTGGAGACATGCAGAGACCAGGCAGAGGTGGAGACATGCAGAGACCAGGCAGAGGTGGAGACATGCAGAGACCAGGCAGAGGTGGAGACATGCAGAGACCAGGCAGAGGTAGAGACATGCAGAGACCAGGCAGAGGTGGAGACATGCAGAGACCAGGCAGAGGTAGAGACATGCAGAGACCAGGCAGAGGTAGAGACATGCAGAGACCAGGCAGAGGTGGAGACATGCAGAGACCAGGCAGAGGTGGAGACATGCAGAGACCAGGCAGAGGTGGAGACATGCAGTGAGCAGGCAGAGGTGGAGACATGCAGAGACCAAGCAGAGGTGGAGACATGCAGAGACCACGGTGGATGTGACCCTGTGAAATCTGCCTGTACTGAAGCTTCTAAGCCTGACCTGCAGCG TGTTCTACCTGCTGGTCACCCATCCTCAGCAGACGCCAGCCCCACACCTTCTGCTGAGGCCAGTGGCTTGTTGTCATTACCATGGGAGGTGGTAACCCACATTGCCTCTCACCTTCCTGCTCAGTGCGTCATGACTGTGCTGCCAAAG GTCTGTCATGCACTGGGTAATGTGGGTAAGGACAGCACCACTTGGCAGCTCCGGGCACACAGACTAATAGGATCCCGATCTGGCTTTCCAGTGGGGCCGAGGGAGGACTTTGACTGGTCCTCTGCCTGTCTGGAGATGGAGCAGCTGATAACATTCTGGAGAGGCCAAGCGCACCTTGTGGCCAGACAGACccaagaggatgaggaggaaagggAACAAGTGAGGCAGCAGCAAAGGGCAGGGCAGGATGGGGAACCAGTTGCAGAAGGACAGGAAGATGGTAGAGAGGATGAGGTCGAAGGGGTGGGAGTGGAAGCGCAGGAGGTCGCGTATGGTGTTGATGAAGGGATGGAGGTGGCAATGGAAGGTGAGGATGATGAAATGCAGCCCGTCGTAGGTGGGGACCAACTGGCTAGATTGAGAGAGGAGTTGGAAGAGAGACTGGTGGATGATGCAGCAGCACTAATGGAAGAAGAAAGGGACCACAGGATGGCGTGTGATGCCAATGAGGAGCAAGAGGGTTCTCTAAATCACCACGAGAACGTGGCAGACCCCAGGAATCTGGGTAATGGAAGACACGAAGAGATGGAGCAACCACCCCCAGCGCTGGAGTGCGTCACCCTACTTTCAGGCCACATTGCGCAGATCAACTCAGTCCTCCTTGTGGGGGGAGAAGGGGCAGTTTGTGCCACAGGCTCCAGAGACTGGAATGTTAAACTGTGGGATCTACAGGCAGCCTCTGGTGGCACATTGCTGCACACATTGGGAGGGCGGGGCGACTTCAGCACTCATCGGGGCTGGGCCTGGTGCCTGGCATCTCAGGGACCTCTGCTGGCCTCGGGGGGCTTCGACAGCACAGTGAGGCTGTGGGACCTACAGGCAGGTGGTGCAGAGAGGGGCCTGATCAGGACTGGGGCCGCTGTCCTCTGCTTGTCCTGTCAGACGGATGTATTGCTGGCTGGTACATTTAACAAGAGGGTCAGCATGTACGACACCAGAG CTGCTGAACCCCTGGTGAAGAGCCTCCGTCTCCATGGTAGCGCTGTAATGTGCCTAGCTGAAGATGACAAGTACATCATCTCTGGGAGTAAAGACTTCACTGTGGCGGTCTATGACCGTAGGGCAGGCAAGGTCTTGAAGAAACTAAAG CTGAGCTCTTACCTGTATTCCATGAGCTACAGCGGCTGTGAAGTATGGGCAGGAGACAACAGCGGCATGCTCCACTCGTTTTCCATGCAGGCGGGGACCTTAAAACCGCTGTCCCAGTTTGATGTGGGACACACAGCTCTGGTCACTGGCATCCACAGGTCCACTGGAAGCCTCTACACCTGTTCATCTGATCGCACTGTGAAG GTACATATCCCCTGTGCTCCTCCGAGGACATTATGTACA